A genomic stretch from Natronomonas gomsonensis includes:
- a CDS encoding sensor histidine kinase has protein sequence MVFTTEAIHPRHGFYALGWLCFGFGIGHGLLEANGLESVLEMLIIVGVSTIVFHTGYGLHERPISQAGQWRALLEGVVIAGSFTLLAVAVWVTWSLDGINTELSFLLAFAASLGAAVGTRGSLYAVQSNEQLAETDDLTKLLRINQRVLRHNLRNELSVALGHLENIENAAETDDFAHDIDLIRDHLEALLETTTRTRKIVAIWDDTDSTTLELTSIIESQIQQVREDHPTGTLSSRLPAECRVTAHSALPLAIREALTNAIEHNSADVSVTVTVECHDESVHLTIADTGTGIPETDREAITLPEETPLTHTRGLGLWILYWTVRMSDGTVAFENNEPSGTVVRITLPTASS, from the coding sequence ATGGTGTTTACGACCGAAGCAATCCACCCTCGACATGGGTTTTACGCGTTAGGGTGGCTCTGTTTCGGGTTCGGAATCGGCCACGGCCTGCTCGAAGCCAACGGATTGGAATCGGTCCTTGAAATGCTCATAATCGTCGGAGTGTCCACAATCGTGTTCCATACAGGCTACGGACTTCACGAGCGACCGATTTCACAAGCCGGCCAGTGGCGAGCGTTACTGGAGGGTGTGGTCATAGCCGGGTCGTTTACACTCCTCGCGGTTGCCGTCTGGGTGACGTGGTCGCTGGACGGAATCAATACCGAACTGAGCTTTCTCCTTGCGTTTGCGGCCTCACTCGGTGCAGCAGTCGGTACTCGGGGGAGTCTCTATGCGGTCCAATCGAACGAGCAACTGGCCGAGACGGACGACCTCACCAAACTGCTCCGAATCAATCAGCGAGTCCTCCGACACAATCTTCGGAACGAACTCTCAGTCGCGCTTGGACACCTCGAAAACATCGAGAACGCTGCCGAAACGGACGACTTCGCCCACGACATCGACCTGATTCGCGACCACCTCGAGGCGCTTCTCGAAACCACCACTCGGACTCGGAAGATCGTTGCCATCTGGGACGACACCGATTCGACCACACTTGAACTGACATCGATAATCGAGAGTCAGATACAGCAGGTTCGAGAGGACCACCCAACGGGAACGCTCTCCTCGAGGCTGCCGGCGGAGTGTCGGGTGACCGCCCACTCGGCACTCCCACTCGCGATTCGTGAGGCACTGACGAACGCAATCGAACACAACTCGGCCGATGTTTCGGTTACCGTGACGGTTGAGTGTCACGACGAGTCGGTCCACCTCACAATCGCAGACACGGGGACTGGAATCCCGGAAACCGACCGAGAGGCGATAACTCTTCCCGAAGAGACGCCGCTCACCCACACCCGTGGACTCGGACTGTGGATTCTCTATTGGACAGTCCGAATGTCTGATGGCACGGTCGCCTTCGAGAACAACGAGCCAAGCGGGACCGTCGTTCGCATTACGCTCCCGACCGCATCGTCGTAA